The Anas platyrhynchos isolate ZD024472 breed Pekin duck chromosome Z, IASCAAS_PekinDuck_T2T, whole genome shotgun sequence genome includes a window with the following:
- the LOC101804639 gene encoding atrial natriuretic peptide receptor 1 isoform X7 encodes MAWVKRPPEKAVSGEFFNVTYAVFASDGFYQYAVQNGILSHSNATAAREFCEEHECPASWKDANGENCCVHHANIHSCPLAFMGRGGICGPWIPDDGQIFTHTLSTAGKMSQRNWTAKVVLVHVGVTSLIAHIRVGRMQVALEAKTTVLPAVVCGDGFCEEEEGCSICPADCGECPLSADAKIAIALPIGLVCTAFIMTVLWFQYQKQKLFWDESWIIDFICIKQDSIAGAATGSMMSALPTPSESNISCITALSSCTAAANASKKLYFTQTGRYDGRTVAIKKIMKKAFTLTKPIRKEVKQVRELDHPNLCKFIGGCIEVPNVAIVTEYCPKGSLSDVLLNEDIPLNWGFRFSFATDIAQGMAYLHHHKIYHGRLKSNNCVIDDRWVCKIADYGLQSYRKEDSPEGSSSYQQHFIQVYIAPEIHSLSDFEPNSMTDVYSYAIILLEIATRSDPMPKDDVHSAEYSWCLPLAELISRKAENSCPCPTDYIELIRKCRKNNPVQRPTFEQVKKMLYKMNPNKVSPVDMMMTLMEKYSKHLEILVSERTQDLMHEKQKTDRLLYSMLPKQVADDLRQGKRAQAQSYLSATIFFSDIVGFTQLSSSSTPYQVVDLLNKLYTAFDEIIDNYDVYKVETIGDAYMVVSGVPRENGILHAGEIASMALDLVAVCKTFKIPHKPNTLLKIRAGIHSGAVVAGVVGTKMPRYCLFGDTVNTASRMESTSEGIKLQSAALKIQCSSSAYQLLEQIGEYVLVCRGNLQVKGKGDMVTYWLEGKKASATQKEVPSPSVTFQDPNRTSFSLIPGVFQGDSLSNPAY; translated from the exons CAATGCTACTGCTGCAAGGGAATTCTGTGAGGAGCATGAGTGCCCTGCCAGCTGGAAAGATGCAAATGGCGAGAACTGCTGTGTCCATCATGCCAACATTCACTCCTGTCCTTTGGCCTTCATG GGTAGAGGAGGAATATGTGGTCCATGGATTCCCGATGATGGCCAGATATTTACCCACACTTTATCTACAGCTGGCAAAATGAGCCAAAGAAACTGGACTGCCAAG GTTGTTTTGGTTCACGTGGGTGTGACTTCTCTCATCGCACACATCAGAGTTGGGAGAATGCAAGTTGCTCTGGAAGCAAAAACCACAGTCCTTCCTGCAGTAG TTTGTGGAGATGGCTTTTGTGAGGAAGAAGAAGGCTGCTCTATCTGTCCAGCAGATTGTGGGGAATGCCCGCTATCAGCTGATGCTAAGATAGCAATTGCCTTACCAATAGGTTTAGTCTGCACTGCCTTCATTATGACAGTCCTG tggTTTCAATATCAGAAACAAAAGTTGTTTTGGGACGAGAGCTGGATTATAGACTTCATATGCATCAAACAAG ATTCCATAGCAGGGGCAGCAACAGGAAGCATGATGAGTGCTCTCCCAACACCTAGTGAATCCAATATCAGCTGTATCACTGCTCTGAgctcctgcacagcagctgctaATGCGTCCAAGAAACTGTACTTCACCCAGACTGGGAGATA tGATGGTAGAACAGTGgccataaagaaaataatgaagaaggCATTCACCCTGACCAAACCCATACGTAAGGAAGTAAAGCAAGTAAG GGAACTCGACCATCCCAATCTCTGCAAATTCATTGGTGGTTGTATAGAAGTGCCAAATGTTGCCATAGTGACAGAGTACTGCCCCAAAGGCAGCCTGAGTGATGTTCTGCTCAATGAAGACATCCCATTGAACTGGGGATTCAg gttttcttttgCTACTGACATTGCCCAAGGAATGGCCTATCTTCACCACCACAAAATTTATCATGGACGGTTGAAGTCTAATAACTGTGTGATAGATGACCGATGGGTTTGTAAAATTGCAG ATTATGGCTTGCAGTCATACAGAAAAGAAGATTCTCCTGAAGGGTCGAGCTCATACCAGCAGCACTTTATACAGGTTTACATAGCTCCTGAAATCCATTCACTTTCAGACTTTGAACCCAATTCTATGACAGACGTCTACAG TTATGCCATCATTTTACTAGAAATTGCTACAAGAAGTGACCCTATGCCA AAAGATGATGTGCATTCAGCTGAATATTCTTGGTGTCTGCCTTTGGCAGAACTAATTTCACGGAAGGCTGAGAATTCTTGCCCATGTCCCACAGATTACATAGAG CTAATCAGAAAGtgcagaaaaaataatccagtcCAAAGACCTACATTTGAACAAGTCAAGAAAATGTTATACAAGATGAATCCTAATAAAGTTAGCCCTGTTGACATGATGATGACTCTG ATGGAGAAATATAGCAAACACTTGGAGATACTGGTTTCTGAGAGAACTCAGGATTTAAtgcatgaaaaacagaagactgATCGTCTGCTGTATA GTATGTTGCCAAAGCAAGTAGCAGATGATCTCAGGCAGGGAAAACGTGCACAAGCTCAAAGTTACTTAAGTGCCACCATCTTTTTCag TGACATAGTTGGCTTCACTcagctttccagcagcagcacacctTATCAAGTGGTAGATCTCTTGAACAAGCTTTATACCGCTTTTGATGAAATCATAGATAACTATGATGTCTATAAGGTGGAGACAATAGGAGATGCCT ATATGGTAGTGTCAGGAGTACCCAGAGAGAATGGGATCCTTCATGCCGGAGAGATCGCAAGCATGGCTTTAGACCTTGTGGCCGTCTGCAAGACATTTAAGATCCCACACAAGCCCAACACCCTCCTAAAGATAAGAGCAGGAATACATTCAG gGGCAGTTGTAGCTGGGGTTGTTGGGACCAAAATGCCACGGTATTGTTTGTTTGGAGATACTGTGAACACAGCTTCCAGGATGGAATCTACCAGTGAAGGTATCAAGCTGCAATCTGCAG CTCTTAAAATACAGTGCAGTTCAAGTGCATACCAGCTGTTGGAGCAGATTGGAGAGTATGTGTTAGTATGCCGTGGGAATTTACAAGTCAAG GGAAAAGGAGACATGGTAACTTACTGGCTTGAAGGTAAGAAAGCCTCTGCCACCCAGAAGGAAGTCCCCAGCCCATCTGTGACTTTTCAAGATCCCAACAGAACTTCGTTTAGTTTAATACCAGGTGTCTTTCAGGGTGATTCTCTCTCAAATCCTGCTTACTAG
- the LOC101804639 gene encoding atrial natriuretic peptide receptor 1 isoform X5, whose protein sequence is MLAGGWHDLDNKDYDCWPLEKPDEYNMLDCGGLEMAWVKRPPEKAVSGEFFNVTYAVFASDGFYQYAVQNGILSHSNATAAREFCEEHECPASWKDANGENCCVHHANIHSCPLAFMGRGGICGPWIPDDGQIFTHTLSTAGKMSQRNWTAKVVLVHVGVTSLIAHIRVGRMQVALEAKTTVLPAVVCGDGFCEEEEGCSICPADCGECPLSADAKIAIALPIGLVCTAFIMTVLWFQYQKQKLFWDESWIIDFICIKQDSIAGAATGSMMSALPTPSESNISCITALSSCTAAANASKKLYFTQTGRYDGRTVAIKKIMKKAFTLTKPIRKEVKQVRELDHPNLCKFIGGCIEVPNVAIVTEYCPKGSLSDVLLNEDIPLNWGFRFSFATDIAQGMAYLHHHKIYHGRLKSNNCVIDDRWVCKIADYGLQSYRKEDSPEGSSSYQQHFIQVYIAPEIHSLSDFEPNSMTDVYSYAIILLEIATRSDPMPKDDVHSAEYSWCLPLAELISRKAENSCPCPTDYIELIRKCRKNNPVQRPTFEQVKKMLYKMNPNKVSPVDMMMTLMEKYSKHLEILVSERTQDLMHEKQKTDRLLYSMLPKQVADDLRQGKRAQAQSYLSATIFFSDIVGFTQLSSSSTPYQVVDLLNKLYTAFDEIIDNYDVYKVETIGDAYMVVSGVPRENGILHAGEIASMALDLVAVCKTFKIPHKPNTLLKIRAGIHSGAVVAGVVGTKMPRYCLFGDTVNTASRMESTSEGIKLQSAALKIQCSSSAYQLLEQIGEYVLVCRGNLQVKGKGDMVTYWLEGKKASATQKEVPSPSVTFQDPNRTSFSLIPGVFQGDSLSNPAY, encoded by the exons CAATGCTACTGCTGCAAGGGAATTCTGTGAGGAGCATGAGTGCCCTGCCAGCTGGAAAGATGCAAATGGCGAGAACTGCTGTGTCCATCATGCCAACATTCACTCCTGTCCTTTGGCCTTCATG GGTAGAGGAGGAATATGTGGTCCATGGATTCCCGATGATGGCCAGATATTTACCCACACTTTATCTACAGCTGGCAAAATGAGCCAAAGAAACTGGACTGCCAAG GTTGTTTTGGTTCACGTGGGTGTGACTTCTCTCATCGCACACATCAGAGTTGGGAGAATGCAAGTTGCTCTGGAAGCAAAAACCACAGTCCTTCCTGCAGTAG TTTGTGGAGATGGCTTTTGTGAGGAAGAAGAAGGCTGCTCTATCTGTCCAGCAGATTGTGGGGAATGCCCGCTATCAGCTGATGCTAAGATAGCAATTGCCTTACCAATAGGTTTAGTCTGCACTGCCTTCATTATGACAGTCCTG tggTTTCAATATCAGAAACAAAAGTTGTTTTGGGACGAGAGCTGGATTATAGACTTCATATGCATCAAACAAG ATTCCATAGCAGGGGCAGCAACAGGAAGCATGATGAGTGCTCTCCCAACACCTAGTGAATCCAATATCAGCTGTATCACTGCTCTGAgctcctgcacagcagctgctaATGCGTCCAAGAAACTGTACTTCACCCAGACTGGGAGATA tGATGGTAGAACAGTGgccataaagaaaataatgaagaaggCATTCACCCTGACCAAACCCATACGTAAGGAAGTAAAGCAAGTAAG GGAACTCGACCATCCCAATCTCTGCAAATTCATTGGTGGTTGTATAGAAGTGCCAAATGTTGCCATAGTGACAGAGTACTGCCCCAAAGGCAGCCTGAGTGATGTTCTGCTCAATGAAGACATCCCATTGAACTGGGGATTCAg gttttcttttgCTACTGACATTGCCCAAGGAATGGCCTATCTTCACCACCACAAAATTTATCATGGACGGTTGAAGTCTAATAACTGTGTGATAGATGACCGATGGGTTTGTAAAATTGCAG ATTATGGCTTGCAGTCATACAGAAAAGAAGATTCTCCTGAAGGGTCGAGCTCATACCAGCAGCACTTTATACAGGTTTACATAGCTCCTGAAATCCATTCACTTTCAGACTTTGAACCCAATTCTATGACAGACGTCTACAG TTATGCCATCATTTTACTAGAAATTGCTACAAGAAGTGACCCTATGCCA AAAGATGATGTGCATTCAGCTGAATATTCTTGGTGTCTGCCTTTGGCAGAACTAATTTCACGGAAGGCTGAGAATTCTTGCCCATGTCCCACAGATTACATAGAG CTAATCAGAAAGtgcagaaaaaataatccagtcCAAAGACCTACATTTGAACAAGTCAAGAAAATGTTATACAAGATGAATCCTAATAAAGTTAGCCCTGTTGACATGATGATGACTCTG ATGGAGAAATATAGCAAACACTTGGAGATACTGGTTTCTGAGAGAACTCAGGATTTAAtgcatgaaaaacagaagactgATCGTCTGCTGTATA GTATGTTGCCAAAGCAAGTAGCAGATGATCTCAGGCAGGGAAAACGTGCACAAGCTCAAAGTTACTTAAGTGCCACCATCTTTTTCag TGACATAGTTGGCTTCACTcagctttccagcagcagcacacctTATCAAGTGGTAGATCTCTTGAACAAGCTTTATACCGCTTTTGATGAAATCATAGATAACTATGATGTCTATAAGGTGGAGACAATAGGAGATGCCT ATATGGTAGTGTCAGGAGTACCCAGAGAGAATGGGATCCTTCATGCCGGAGAGATCGCAAGCATGGCTTTAGACCTTGTGGCCGTCTGCAAGACATTTAAGATCCCACACAAGCCCAACACCCTCCTAAAGATAAGAGCAGGAATACATTCAG gGGCAGTTGTAGCTGGGGTTGTTGGGACCAAAATGCCACGGTATTGTTTGTTTGGAGATACTGTGAACACAGCTTCCAGGATGGAATCTACCAGTGAAGGTATCAAGCTGCAATCTGCAG CTCTTAAAATACAGTGCAGTTCAAGTGCATACCAGCTGTTGGAGCAGATTGGAGAGTATGTGTTAGTATGCCGTGGGAATTTACAAGTCAAG GGAAAAGGAGACATGGTAACTTACTGGCTTGAAGGTAAGAAAGCCTCTGCCACCCAGAAGGAAGTCCCCAGCCCATCTGTGACTTTTCAAGATCCCAACAGAACTTCGTTTAGTTTAATACCAGGTGTCTTTCAGGGTGATTCTCTCTCAAATCCTGCTTACTAG
- the TMEM215 gene encoding transmembrane protein 215 — translation MARTMRPDDINPRTGLVVALVSVFLVFGFMFTVSGIKGETLGDIPLLAIGPAICLPGIAAIALTRKTDGCTKWPKNKCPCCKQGRDRDVMELLRTPSDLESGKGSCDELAKKVYHKDRRAPRTEDSVSICTTTTTTTTAGECKSLIRKVDQEEMLRYLETCYPEMPGNVFVGDGSTYSALEKTSSSPTRDSDACPDVEDNIFVAPKDSIIVCSYKENSPYDRYCCYINPTGVASDQETIV, via the coding sequence ATGGCGAGGACCATGAGACCCGACGACATCAACCCCCGGACGGGGCTGGTGGTGGCTCTGGTCAGCGTCTTCCTGGTGTTCGGCTTCATGTTCACCGTGTCCGGCATCAAGGGGGAGACGCTGGGGGACATCCCGCTGCTGGCCATCGGGCCGGCCATCTGCCTGCCGGGCATCGCTGCCATTGCGCTCACCAGGAAGACTGACGGCTGCACCAAGTGGCCCAAGAACAAGTGCCCGTGCTGCAAGCAAGGCAGGGACCGCGATgtgatggagctgctgaggACGCCCTCGGACCTGGAGTCCGGCAAGGGGAGCTGCGACGAGCTGGCCAAGAAGGTGTACCACAAGGACCGCAGGGCACCGCGCACCGAGGACTCGGTGTCCAtctgcaccaccaccaccaccaccaccacggcGGGGGAGTGTAAGAGCCTCATCAGGAAGGTGGACCAGGAGGAGATGCTGAGATACCTGGAGACCTGCTACCCGGAGATGCCAGGGAACGTGTTTGTGGGAGACGGCTCCACGTACAGTGCCTTGGAGAAGACGAGCTCTTCTCCCACCAGGGACAGCGATGCTTGCCCAGACGTTGAAGACAACATTTTTGTTGCTCCTAAGGACAGCATCATCGTCTGCTCCTACAAGGAGAACAGCCCTTATGACAGATACTGTTGTTACATAAACCCTACCGGAGTCGCCTCAGACCAGGAGACCATAGTGTGA